Proteins encoded by one window of Microvirga mediterraneensis:
- a CDS encoding DUF6753 family protein: MKDAFETLVGRPMSDAERQKLLKVRDALGIRDNDALWSLIIALEYYRSYHERIPAKLGAALDEALVKTKETADAVMAASSQEALKKLSESVAGVAQKVAADAAGTKQLRAFALAVGVSVLALAGVWWQASRWGSERGYAEAYAMARDEKVAAEWGNSADGRLAKRMADTGLLRRVAECTGEKWVRKPASDGRMACFVDVAGAGGWYLP; the protein is encoded by the coding sequence ATGAAGGATGCCTTTGAGACCCTGGTGGGGCGTCCGATGAGCGATGCCGAGAGGCAGAAGCTGCTCAAGGTCCGGGATGCGCTCGGCATCCGGGACAATGATGCGCTCTGGTCTCTGATCATCGCCTTGGAATACTACCGCTCCTATCATGAGCGCATTCCGGCCAAGCTCGGCGCAGCCCTTGATGAGGCGCTGGTGAAGACCAAGGAGACGGCGGACGCCGTGATGGCGGCTTCCTCTCAGGAGGCCCTGAAGAAGCTGTCCGAATCCGTGGCCGGTGTGGCGCAGAAGGTTGCGGCGGATGCTGCCGGCACGAAGCAGCTCAGGGCCTTTGCCCTGGCTGTTGGCGTGTCCGTCCTGGCCCTGGCTGGGGTCTGGTGGCAGGCGAGCCGCTGGGGCTCCGAGAGGGGCTATGCCGAGGCCTATGCCATGGCCAGGGACGAGAAGGTGGCGGCCGAATGGGGCAACTCCGCCGACGGGCGGCTGGCGAAGCGTATGGCCGATACTGGGCTCCTGCGCCGGGTGGCCGAGTGCACTGGCGAGAAGTGGGTCAGGAAGCCGGCGTCTGACGGCCGCATGGCCTGCTTCGTCGACGTGGCCGGTGCGGGCGGCTGGTATTTGCCTTGA
- a CDS encoding protein mobD: protein MSGVYLAGGSKGGVGKSLVSMALLDYLEQSGETPVLVETDQSNSDVAKAYPHLPSLTVDLNVADGWIDLVNALEEQADAPVVINSAAGSLPGIIEYGGGLKEAAKELGRRLVIVWPINRGRDSIEAAKLVHDRMPGVPFYILRNLYFSPASKFEFFNATNLRKALEEAGSGKGGVLDFPDLADRVADAFYTDRKSIQAAREGMPLGNRVELDRWRAEVRKVIERLV from the coding sequence ATGAGCGGCGTGTACTTGGCTGGGGGCAGCAAGGGAGGGGTCGGCAAGTCGCTCGTCTCCATGGCGTTGTTGGACTATTTGGAGCAGAGCGGCGAGACACCGGTGCTGGTTGAGACGGACCAGAGCAACAGTGACGTGGCGAAGGCCTATCCGCACCTGCCGAGCCTGACGGTTGACCTGAACGTGGCGGATGGGTGGATCGATCTGGTGAACGCCCTGGAGGAGCAGGCAGATGCGCCGGTGGTGATCAACAGCGCGGCGGGATCGCTGCCGGGTATCATCGAGTATGGCGGGGGCCTCAAGGAGGCCGCCAAGGAACTCGGCCGGAGGCTAGTGATCGTGTGGCCGATCAACCGGGGCCGCGATAGCATCGAGGCGGCCAAGCTCGTCCATGACAGGATGCCGGGGGTGCCGTTCTACATCCTGCGCAACCTCTACTTCTCGCCGGCCAGCAAGTTCGAATTCTTCAACGCGACCAACCTGCGCAAGGCGCTGGAGGAGGCCGGCAGCGGCAAGGGTGGGGTGCTCGACTTTCCTGATCTGGCGGATCGCGTGGCGGATGCCTTCTATACGGATCGCAAGTCGATCCAGGCGGCCCGCGAAGGGATGCCCCTTGGCAACCGGGTCGAGCTCGACCGGTGGCGCGCGGAGGTCCGCAAGGTGATCGAGCGGCTGGTGTAG